AAGGTATCGTTTCGCTGTGGTAACTGCATTCGGGACAATCCTCCAGAGGGACAGACCCGCGTAGATGCTGAATACTATCAGGCAGGTGCTGCATATACCGCCGATCAGTATAAGCCGGAATATCCCGGGGTGCTGGCCAAAATATGGCTTCGTCGCGTTGGTGATGGCGATGAGCGTCATAAACGCGCTGAAAGGGTCAAGTATTGTGAGGCATACACAGAGCAGCAGCAGCCATCCTTTTACCCCTTTATATTCTGTGTTCGTATTATTCAATATCTGCACCCTTTTTCATTAATCCCGTTCATTTTATATGTTATCAGAAAAAGGTCCCAGGGTATCCATAATGTTTGCTAATAAGTTTAATCGGCCGTTAAGATAAGCAGGTGAATGCAGTCTTTCCCGCAAGGCGTGTATTTATAGCGCCACGGGCAAGCCCGTGGGAATCTGCATATCAGTCCTTCTTCTTCAATTGTACCCTGACAACCCATCCGTTGTCGAGCTTCGCCGTTGTCACGATAGATATAACCAGCGGATTGACGCGGGTGAGCGAGGATTTCCCTGTCTTCGTATCTATTCGAATTGAGAAATCTTCTTTGCCGTCGCCGTTATAATCCACCGATTCCTCAATGACAGGCGGCAAGCCCGCGAGGGGTTCCCAGTTCAACTGAATAAAACCTTCACTCTTTTCACCGATGAGGGC
This is a stretch of genomic DNA from Syntrophorhabdaceae bacterium. It encodes these proteins:
- a CDS encoding DUF2569 family protein codes for the protein MNNTNTEYKGVKGWLLLLCVCLTILDPFSAFMTLIAITNATKPYFGQHPGIFRLILIGGICSTCLIVFSIYAGLSLWRIVPNAVTTAKRYLISAFLYSLFSIFLPAMVGISEGSFPDVAQTSSINNFVVMFYLSLWYLYLMRSKRVKATYINPSGVSKN